A stretch of the Oxyura jamaicensis isolate SHBP4307 breed ruddy duck chromosome 4, BPBGC_Ojam_1.0, whole genome shotgun sequence genome encodes the following:
- the PCDH18 gene encoding protocadherin-18 isoform X2 has product MNRKNLEMQRSGSKMHFAFVFALVAVSFDKAALGKNLKYRIYEEQRVGSVIARLSEDVADVLLKIPNPSSVRFRAMQRGNSPLLVVREDNGEISIGAKIDREQLCQKNLNCSIEFDVITLPTEHLQLFHVEVEVLDINDNSPQFSRALIPIEISESAAVGTRIPLDSAFDPDVGDNSLHTYSLSANDFFSIEVRTRTDGAKYAELIVVRELDRELKSSYELQLTASDKGVPQRSGSSILKISISDSNDNSPVFEQQSYIIQLLENSPIGTLLIDLNATDPDEGANGKVVYSFSSHVSSKITETFRIDSEKGHLTLLKQVDFEITKSYEIDAQAQDMGPNSIPAHCKIIIKIVDVNDNRPEINLNLMSPEKEETAYISEGSPLDTFVALVRVQDKDSGVNGEIVCKLHGHGHFKLQKTYENNYLILTNASLDREKRSEYSLTVIAEDKGTPSLSTVKHFTVQISDENDNPPRFQTNRYEVVILENNSPGAYITSVTATDPDLGDNGQVTYTILESYILGSSITTYVTIDPSNGAIYALRTFDHEEVNQIAFMVQARDGGSQQLVSNTTVVLTIIDENDNAPVIVGPALRNSTAEISIPKDAGIGFLVTRIRATDRDSGMNSELSCSIAADKENSIFVMDPKTCDISINVSVESVPAKQWEFFVIVQDKGSPQLSTKALLKCTVFEYVYSFSSTEATLVSQPSLDVSMITIISLGSICAVLLVIMVIFATRCNREKKDTRSYNCRVAESTYQHHPKRPSRQIHKGDITLVPTVNGTLPIRSHHRASPSSSPTLERGQMSSRQSHHSHQSLNSLVTISSNHVPENFSLELTHATPAVEVSQLLSMLHQGQYQPRPSFRGNKYSRSYRYALQDMDKFSLKDSGRGDSEAGDSDYDLGRESPIDRLLGEGFSDLFLTDGRIPAAMRLCTEECRVLGHSDQCWMPPLPSPSTDYRSNMFIPGEEFQSPQQQLQQQHQGLEEDPQPADTSEKKKSFSTFGKDCQGEEESGDTCTSSLLSEMSSVFQRLLPPSLDAYTECSEMDRSNSLERRKGHLPAKTLNYPQGVAAWAASTHFQNPANNGPTLGTHSSAQPSSKWLPAMEEIPENYEEDDFDNVLNHLSDGKHELMDASELVAEINKLLQDVRQN; this is encoded by the exons ATGAACCGCAAAAACTTAGAGATGCAGCGCAGCGGCAGTAAGATGCACTTTGCGTTCGTTTTTGCACTGGTGGCGGTGTCTTTCGATAAGGCTGCGCTGGGCAAGAATTTGAAATACAGGATTTACGAGGAGCAGAGAGTGGGATCAGTAATCGCGAGGCTATCGGAGGACGTAGCggatgttttattaaaaatcccCAACCCTTCCTCGGTTCGCTTTCGAGCCATGCAGAGGGGGAACTCTCCCTTGCTTGTAGTCCGTGAGGATAACGGAGAAATCAGCATAGGAGCTAAAATTGACCGGGAACAACTATGCCAGAAAAACTTAAACTGCTCCATAGAGTTTGATGTGATCACTCTGCCCACTGAACATCTGCAGCTTTTCCATGTGGAAGTTGAAGTGCTGGATATTAACGACAACTCCCCACAGTTTTCCCGGGCTCTCATCCCGATTGAGATATCCGAGAGTGCAGCTGTAGGAACCCGGATCCCTCTGGACAGCGCTTTTGACCCAGATGTGGGGGACAACTCCCTTCACACTTACTCCCTTtctgcaaatgatttttttagtATTGAAGTGAGGACGAGAACTGACGGTGCTAAGTATGCCGAGCTCATTGTGGTCAGAGAACTGGACAGGGAGTTGAAGTCAAGTTACGAACTCCAGCTCACTGCTTCAGATAAGGGGGTGCCGCAGAGGTCTGGCTCGTCCATcctgaaaataagcatttctgaTTCCAATGACAACAGTCCTGTTTTTGAACAGCAGTCGTATATAATTCAACTCCTGGAAAACTCACCGATTGGAACTTTGCTCATAGACCTCAATGCTACTGATCCAGATGAGGGCGCTAATGGTAAAGTGGTGTACTCTTTTAGCAGTCATGTGTCTTCTAAAATTACAGAGACTTTTAGGATAGATTCAGAAAAGGGTCATCTGACCCTCCTGAAGCAAGTGGACTTTGAAATAACCAAATCCTATGAAATTGATGCTCAGGCTCAAGATATGGGGCCAAATTCCATTCCAGCTCACTgcaaaattataattaaaattgtGGATGTAAATGACAACAGacctgaaattaatttaaacttgATGTCcccagagaaagaagaaacagccTACATTTCTGAAGGGTCACCCCTGGACACTTTCGTTGCCCTAGTCAGAGTGCAAGACAAGGACTCTGGTGTGAACGGAGAGATAGTTTGCAAGCTCCATGGACATGGCCACTTTAAACTTCAAAAGACTTACGAAAATAACTATTTAATCTTGACTAATGCCAGTCTAGATAGGGAAAAGAGATCTGAATACAGCTTGACTGTAATAGCAGAGGACAAGGGAACGCCAAGTCTCTCCACGGTAAAACACTTTACTGTCCAAATCAGTGATGAAAATGACAACCCACCCCGCTTCCAGACAAACAGATATGAAGTTGTTATCTTAGAAAATAACTCTCCGGGAGCGTACATCACATCTGTGACGGCCACAGACCCTGACCTAGGGGACAATGGGCAGGTGACCTACACTATTTTGGAGAGCTATATTTTGGGAAGTTCTATAACCACCTATGTGACCATAGATCCCTCCAATGGGGCGATCTATGCCCTGAGAACTTTTGACCACGAAGAAGTAAATCAAATTGCATTTATGGTTCAAGCTAGGGATGGAGGGAGCCAGCAGCTTGTTAGTAATACCACAGTTGTACTAACCATCATTGACGAAAATGATAATGCTCCTGTTATTGTGGGTCCAGCACTACGCAACAGCACGGCAGAAATCTCAATCCCTAAAGATGCTGGAATTGGCTTTCTTGTCACCAGGATAAGGGCCACAGACAGAGACTCTGGTATGAACTCTGAACTCAGCTGCTCCATAGCAGCTGACAAGGAAAACAGCATCTTTGTGATGGATCCCAAAACTTGTGACATCTCCATTAATGTGAGTGTCGAGTCAGTTCCAGCAAAACAGTGGGAGTTTTTTGTGATAGTCCAGGATAAAGGCAGTCCTCAGCTTAGTACTaaagcacttctgaaatgtACAGTTTTTGAGtatgtttattcattttcaagTACAGAAGCTACTTTGGTAAGCCAGCCTTCTCTGGATGTCTCAATGATAACAATTATATCCTTAGGATCAATATGTGCCGTGTTGTTGGTCATTATGGTTATCTTTGCCACGAGATGTAATCGAGAGAAAAAGGACACCAGGTCCTACAACTGTCGTGTGGCAGAATCAACCTACCAGCACCACCCAAAGCGACCCTCACGACAAATCCACAAAGGGGACATTACATTAGTGCCAACAGTCAACGGCACTTTACCCATCAGATCTCACCACAGAGCCTCTCCATCATCATCTCCGACCCTGGAAAGGGGACAAATGAGCAGCCGGCAGAGCCACCACAGCCACCAATCGCTGAACAGCCTGGTGACAATCTCCTCTAACCACGTGCCTGAAAACTTCTCGCTGGAACTCACCCATGCTACTCCAGCTGTTGAG GTTTCCCAACTTCTTTCAATGCTTCACCAAGGCCAGTATCAACCAAGGCCAAGTTTTCGAGGAAACAAATATTCCAGAAGCTACAG ATATGCCCTACAAGATATGGATAAATTCAGCTTGAAAGACAGTGGCCGGGGTGATAGTGAAGCTGGAGACAGCGATTATGATTTGGGTAGAGAGTCTCCAATTGACAGACTTCTTGGGGAAGGATTCAGTGACCTTTTCCTTACAGATGGGAGAATTCCTGCAG CAATGCGACTGTGCACAGAGGAATGCAGGGTTCTGGGCCACTCAGACCAGTGCTGGATGCCACCACTGCCCTCTCCTTCGACTGATTACAGAAGTAACATGTTCATCCCTGGGGAGGAGTTTCAGTCACCGcagcagcaactgcagcagcagcatcagggCCTTGAGGAAGATCCACAGCCTGCTGACACAAGTGAAAAGAAGAAGAGCTTTTCAACATTTGGCAAAGACTGTCAGGGTGAGGAGGAATCGGGGGACACCTGtacctcctctctcctctctgaaATGAGTAGTGTCTTCCAGCGCCTGCTGCCTCCCTCACTAGATGCCTACACAGAGTGCAGTGAGATGGATCGCTCGAATTCGTTGGAGCGCAGGAAGGGACATTTGCCAGCCAAAACTCTAAATTATCCACAGGGGGTGGCTGCCTGGGCAGCCAGCACACATTTCCAAAATCCTGCCAACAATGGGCCCACTCTGGGGACTCACTCAAGTGCGCAGCCTTCCTCTAAATGGCTGCCAGCCATGGAGGAAATCCCAGAGAATTACGAAGAAGATGATTTTGACAATGTGCTCAACCACCTCAGTGATGGCAAACACGAACTCATGGATGCCAGCGAGCTGGTGGCAGAAATTAACAAACTGCTGCAAGATGTCCGGCAGAACTAA
- the PCDH18 gene encoding protocadherin-18 isoform X1, protein MNRKNLEMQRSGSKMHFAFVFALVAVSFDKAALGKNLKYRIYEEQRVGSVIARLSEDVADVLLKIPNPSSVRFRAMQRGNSPLLVVREDNGEISIGAKIDREQLCQKNLNCSIEFDVITLPTEHLQLFHVEVEVLDINDNSPQFSRALIPIEISESAAVGTRIPLDSAFDPDVGDNSLHTYSLSANDFFSIEVRTRTDGAKYAELIVVRELDRELKSSYELQLTASDKGVPQRSGSSILKISISDSNDNSPVFEQQSYIIQLLENSPIGTLLIDLNATDPDEGANGKVVYSFSSHVSSKITETFRIDSEKGHLTLLKQVDFEITKSYEIDAQAQDMGPNSIPAHCKIIIKIVDVNDNRPEINLNLMSPEKEETAYISEGSPLDTFVALVRVQDKDSGVNGEIVCKLHGHGHFKLQKTYENNYLILTNASLDREKRSEYSLTVIAEDKGTPSLSTVKHFTVQISDENDNPPRFQTNRYEVVILENNSPGAYITSVTATDPDLGDNGQVTYTILESYILGSSITTYVTIDPSNGAIYALRTFDHEEVNQIAFMVQARDGGSQQLVSNTTVVLTIIDENDNAPVIVGPALRNSTAEISIPKDAGIGFLVTRIRATDRDSGMNSELSCSIAADKENSIFVMDPKTCDISINVSVESVPAKQWEFFVIVQDKGSPQLSTKALLKCTVFEYVYSFSSTEATLVSQPSLDVSMITIISLGSICAVLLVIMVIFATRCNREKKDTRSYNCRVAESTYQHHPKRPSRQIHKGDITLVPTVNGTLPIRSHHRASPSSSPTLERGQMSSRQSHHSHQSLNSLVTISSNHVPENFSLELTHATPAVEQVSQLLSMLHQGQYQPRPSFRGNKYSRSYRYALQDMDKFSLKDSGRGDSEAGDSDYDLGRESPIDRLLGEGFSDLFLTDGRIPAAMRLCTEECRVLGHSDQCWMPPLPSPSTDYRSNMFIPGEEFQSPQQQLQQQHQGLEEDPQPADTSEKKKSFSTFGKDCQGEEESGDTCTSSLLSEMSSVFQRLLPPSLDAYTECSEMDRSNSLERRKGHLPAKTLNYPQGVAAWAASTHFQNPANNGPTLGTHSSAQPSSKWLPAMEEIPENYEEDDFDNVLNHLSDGKHELMDASELVAEINKLLQDVRQN, encoded by the exons ATGAACCGCAAAAACTTAGAGATGCAGCGCAGCGGCAGTAAGATGCACTTTGCGTTCGTTTTTGCACTGGTGGCGGTGTCTTTCGATAAGGCTGCGCTGGGCAAGAATTTGAAATACAGGATTTACGAGGAGCAGAGAGTGGGATCAGTAATCGCGAGGCTATCGGAGGACGTAGCggatgttttattaaaaatcccCAACCCTTCCTCGGTTCGCTTTCGAGCCATGCAGAGGGGGAACTCTCCCTTGCTTGTAGTCCGTGAGGATAACGGAGAAATCAGCATAGGAGCTAAAATTGACCGGGAACAACTATGCCAGAAAAACTTAAACTGCTCCATAGAGTTTGATGTGATCACTCTGCCCACTGAACATCTGCAGCTTTTCCATGTGGAAGTTGAAGTGCTGGATATTAACGACAACTCCCCACAGTTTTCCCGGGCTCTCATCCCGATTGAGATATCCGAGAGTGCAGCTGTAGGAACCCGGATCCCTCTGGACAGCGCTTTTGACCCAGATGTGGGGGACAACTCCCTTCACACTTACTCCCTTtctgcaaatgatttttttagtATTGAAGTGAGGACGAGAACTGACGGTGCTAAGTATGCCGAGCTCATTGTGGTCAGAGAACTGGACAGGGAGTTGAAGTCAAGTTACGAACTCCAGCTCACTGCTTCAGATAAGGGGGTGCCGCAGAGGTCTGGCTCGTCCATcctgaaaataagcatttctgaTTCCAATGACAACAGTCCTGTTTTTGAACAGCAGTCGTATATAATTCAACTCCTGGAAAACTCACCGATTGGAACTTTGCTCATAGACCTCAATGCTACTGATCCAGATGAGGGCGCTAATGGTAAAGTGGTGTACTCTTTTAGCAGTCATGTGTCTTCTAAAATTACAGAGACTTTTAGGATAGATTCAGAAAAGGGTCATCTGACCCTCCTGAAGCAAGTGGACTTTGAAATAACCAAATCCTATGAAATTGATGCTCAGGCTCAAGATATGGGGCCAAATTCCATTCCAGCTCACTgcaaaattataattaaaattgtGGATGTAAATGACAACAGacctgaaattaatttaaacttgATGTCcccagagaaagaagaaacagccTACATTTCTGAAGGGTCACCCCTGGACACTTTCGTTGCCCTAGTCAGAGTGCAAGACAAGGACTCTGGTGTGAACGGAGAGATAGTTTGCAAGCTCCATGGACATGGCCACTTTAAACTTCAAAAGACTTACGAAAATAACTATTTAATCTTGACTAATGCCAGTCTAGATAGGGAAAAGAGATCTGAATACAGCTTGACTGTAATAGCAGAGGACAAGGGAACGCCAAGTCTCTCCACGGTAAAACACTTTACTGTCCAAATCAGTGATGAAAATGACAACCCACCCCGCTTCCAGACAAACAGATATGAAGTTGTTATCTTAGAAAATAACTCTCCGGGAGCGTACATCACATCTGTGACGGCCACAGACCCTGACCTAGGGGACAATGGGCAGGTGACCTACACTATTTTGGAGAGCTATATTTTGGGAAGTTCTATAACCACCTATGTGACCATAGATCCCTCCAATGGGGCGATCTATGCCCTGAGAACTTTTGACCACGAAGAAGTAAATCAAATTGCATTTATGGTTCAAGCTAGGGATGGAGGGAGCCAGCAGCTTGTTAGTAATACCACAGTTGTACTAACCATCATTGACGAAAATGATAATGCTCCTGTTATTGTGGGTCCAGCACTACGCAACAGCACGGCAGAAATCTCAATCCCTAAAGATGCTGGAATTGGCTTTCTTGTCACCAGGATAAGGGCCACAGACAGAGACTCTGGTATGAACTCTGAACTCAGCTGCTCCATAGCAGCTGACAAGGAAAACAGCATCTTTGTGATGGATCCCAAAACTTGTGACATCTCCATTAATGTGAGTGTCGAGTCAGTTCCAGCAAAACAGTGGGAGTTTTTTGTGATAGTCCAGGATAAAGGCAGTCCTCAGCTTAGTACTaaagcacttctgaaatgtACAGTTTTTGAGtatgtttattcattttcaagTACAGAAGCTACTTTGGTAAGCCAGCCTTCTCTGGATGTCTCAATGATAACAATTATATCCTTAGGATCAATATGTGCCGTGTTGTTGGTCATTATGGTTATCTTTGCCACGAGATGTAATCGAGAGAAAAAGGACACCAGGTCCTACAACTGTCGTGTGGCAGAATCAACCTACCAGCACCACCCAAAGCGACCCTCACGACAAATCCACAAAGGGGACATTACATTAGTGCCAACAGTCAACGGCACTTTACCCATCAGATCTCACCACAGAGCCTCTCCATCATCATCTCCGACCCTGGAAAGGGGACAAATGAGCAGCCGGCAGAGCCACCACAGCCACCAATCGCTGAACAGCCTGGTGACAATCTCCTCTAACCACGTGCCTGAAAACTTCTCGCTGGAACTCACCCATGCTACTCCAGCTGTTGAG CAGGTTTCCCAACTTCTTTCAATGCTTCACCAAGGCCAGTATCAACCAAGGCCAAGTTTTCGAGGAAACAAATATTCCAGAAGCTACAG ATATGCCCTACAAGATATGGATAAATTCAGCTTGAAAGACAGTGGCCGGGGTGATAGTGAAGCTGGAGACAGCGATTATGATTTGGGTAGAGAGTCTCCAATTGACAGACTTCTTGGGGAAGGATTCAGTGACCTTTTCCTTACAGATGGGAGAATTCCTGCAG CAATGCGACTGTGCACAGAGGAATGCAGGGTTCTGGGCCACTCAGACCAGTGCTGGATGCCACCACTGCCCTCTCCTTCGACTGATTACAGAAGTAACATGTTCATCCCTGGGGAGGAGTTTCAGTCACCGcagcagcaactgcagcagcagcatcagggCCTTGAGGAAGATCCACAGCCTGCTGACACAAGTGAAAAGAAGAAGAGCTTTTCAACATTTGGCAAAGACTGTCAGGGTGAGGAGGAATCGGGGGACACCTGtacctcctctctcctctctgaaATGAGTAGTGTCTTCCAGCGCCTGCTGCCTCCCTCACTAGATGCCTACACAGAGTGCAGTGAGATGGATCGCTCGAATTCGTTGGAGCGCAGGAAGGGACATTTGCCAGCCAAAACTCTAAATTATCCACAGGGGGTGGCTGCCTGGGCAGCCAGCACACATTTCCAAAATCCTGCCAACAATGGGCCCACTCTGGGGACTCACTCAAGTGCGCAGCCTTCCTCTAAATGGCTGCCAGCCATGGAGGAAATCCCAGAGAATTACGAAGAAGATGATTTTGACAATGTGCTCAACCACCTCAGTGATGGCAAACACGAACTCATGGATGCCAGCGAGCTGGTGGCAGAAATTAACAAACTGCTGCAAGATGTCCGGCAGAACTAA